In Spirosoma aureum, a single genomic region encodes these proteins:
- a CDS encoding DUF6510 family protein: MITDTDTIDRALRLDGNAVAGELQMLLNLDVTILQMTCSHCHKEGIFANLLAYVRGPGLVLRCPTCDGLILQLVKSPSGSILTVEGLAADIKSTIIP, encoded by the coding sequence ATGATCACAGATACGGATACCATAGATCGGGCGCTGCGGTTAGATGGCAACGCAGTGGCCGGTGAATTGCAGATGCTGCTAAATCTGGACGTTACCATACTTCAGATGACGTGCAGCCATTGCCACAAAGAAGGCATTTTTGCGAATCTATTGGCTTATGTCCGTGGGCCAGGTCTGGTGCTACGCTGTCCCACCTGCGACGGCCTCATCCTGCAACTGGTAAAGTCTCCTTCGGGATCGATCCTTACCGTAGAAGGATTAGCGGCAGACATAAAGAGCACCATCATCCCGTAA
- a CDS encoding sulfite oxidase-like oxidoreductase, with product MASFFNKGFGRKRESVSSERIPPGQYETRDFPVLTAGPTPRIPLTTWSFALEGLIETPIQWSWEQFNALPQQSFTNDIHCVTKWSKLDTHWEGVSIDTLLEHVNLKPEASHVMAYSYGDYTTNIPLDDLRHGKAFVGLRFEGQPLAPEHGGPARLVIPHLYFWKSAKWIKGLRFMEGDKPGFWERGGYSMYGDPWKEQRYRSDD from the coding sequence ATGGCTTCATTCTTCAACAAAGGCTTCGGGCGAAAACGCGAGTCGGTGTCCAGTGAACGAATTCCGCCGGGGCAATACGAAACCCGCGACTTTCCGGTACTAACTGCCGGGCCAACACCGCGTATTCCGCTCACTACCTGGTCGTTTGCGCTGGAGGGCCTGATCGAAACGCCGATTCAATGGTCGTGGGAGCAATTCAATGCGCTTCCCCAGCAATCATTTACCAACGACATTCACTGCGTGACGAAATGGTCGAAACTGGATACGCATTGGGAGGGTGTTAGCATCGATACGCTACTCGAACATGTTAATCTGAAGCCGGAAGCCAGCCACGTGATGGCGTACTCCTACGGCGATTACACGACCAATATTCCGCTCGACGACCTTCGCCATGGAAAGGCATTTGTTGGCTTACGCTTTGAAGGACAACCGCTGGCTCCCGAACATGGAGGTCCTGCCCGATTGGTCATCCCGCATCTGTATTTCTGGAAAAGTGCCAAATGGATTAAAGGATTACGGTTCATGGAAGGTGATAAGCCGGGTTTCTGGGAGCGCGGTGGCTACAGCATGTATGGCGACCCCTGGAAAGAGCAACGGTATCGCAGCGATGATTGA
- a CDS encoding RagB/SusD family nutrient uptake outer membrane protein, which produces MKIPQYIAVLAVTAVGLTFDSCQKSLEIPAQGALSDQTLATRSGVDALLTGAYAALDGQQYVNSSAQNLSGSDAWQASPSNWTYGSIAGGEAHKGSDGSDQPAVDAIAKFTADASNGFFNGKWRTVYEGVNRTNSTLRLLAQAKDVTDADRASFSAQARFLRGHYYFELKKMWNKVPWIDETVETASASSQANTEDVWPKIEADFKYAMDNLPATQSDVGRVNKWAAATYLAKAYLYEHKFAEAKALFDQVISSGVTSNGLKYALVTKYHDNFDAATENNSESVFAIQMVANDGTGTIANANQGDMLNFPYGNSPFRCCGFFQPSQDLANSYRTDATGLPYVDDYNSHPVKNDQGVASNQPFTPDAGTLDPRIDWTIGRRGIPYLDWGNHPGADWIRSPGQTYAGPYSPKKNIYMQATQDQYADNHSWAPGTAINLNVIRFADVLLMAAETEAQLGNFEQAQTYVNLVRARAANPVNFVYKYANDAAPLSGYSTTPAANYKIAVYPAGKFAGLGKDGALKAIYFERKLELATEGHRFFDLVRWGTAETTLNAFFTYESTVTTDIRGGHFTAGKNDYYPIPQRQIDLSTSSGKSSLTQNPGYN; this is translated from the coding sequence ATGAAAATACCACAATATATAGCAGTCCTGGCAGTCACGGCCGTCGGATTGACATTTGACTCCTGCCAGAAAAGTCTCGAAATACCGGCTCAGGGCGCCTTGAGTGACCAGACGTTAGCTACCCGCAGTGGCGTTGATGCCCTCCTGACCGGTGCTTACGCAGCACTGGATGGTCAGCAATATGTCAACTCTTCCGCTCAAAACCTGAGCGGCTCCGATGCCTGGCAAGCCTCTCCCAGTAACTGGACTTACGGCAGCATTGCCGGTGGCGAGGCCCATAAAGGGAGTGATGGTAGTGACCAGCCAGCCGTTGATGCCATTGCCAAGTTCACTGCTGATGCCAGCAATGGGTTCTTTAACGGAAAATGGCGTACTGTCTACGAGGGTGTTAACCGCACGAACTCGACCCTGCGTTTGCTTGCCCAGGCGAAAGATGTTACCGATGCAGACCGTGCCAGTTTTTCGGCTCAGGCCCGTTTCCTGCGGGGCCACTATTACTTCGAATTAAAGAAGATGTGGAATAAGGTGCCCTGGATTGATGAAACCGTGGAAACAGCCTCAGCCAGCTCTCAGGCGAATACGGAGGATGTTTGGCCGAAAATTGAGGCTGATTTCAAATATGCGATGGACAATCTGCCCGCTACGCAGTCGGATGTAGGCCGGGTCAACAAATGGGCCGCGGCAACCTATCTCGCAAAAGCTTATCTGTACGAGCATAAATTCGCCGAAGCCAAGGCACTATTCGATCAGGTCATTAGCTCAGGCGTTACCAGCAACGGTCTGAAATATGCGCTGGTGACCAAGTATCACGACAATTTCGATGCGGCTACGGAAAATAATTCAGAATCGGTATTCGCCATTCAAATGGTAGCCAACGACGGAACGGGTACAATCGCCAATGCCAATCAGGGCGATATGCTAAACTTCCCATACGGCAATAGTCCGTTCCGCTGCTGTGGTTTCTTCCAGCCGTCGCAGGATTTAGCCAACTCATACCGGACCGATGCTACCGGACTACCGTATGTGGATGATTACAACAGTCACCCCGTAAAGAACGATCAGGGCGTTGCCTCGAATCAGCCGTTTACACCGGATGCCGGTACATTAGACCCCCGGATCGACTGGACCATTGGCCGTCGGGGCATTCCGTATCTGGATTGGGGGAACCATCCCGGTGCCGACTGGATCCGGAGCCCAGGACAGACTTACGCGGGTCCTTATTCCCCGAAGAAAAATATTTACATGCAGGCAACGCAGGATCAGTACGCGGATAACCATTCGTGGGCACCCGGAACGGCCATTAACCTGAATGTAATCCGTTTTGCCGATGTGCTGCTCATGGCGGCTGAAACAGAAGCGCAGTTAGGCAATTTCGAGCAGGCTCAAACCTATGTCAATCTGGTACGCGCGCGGGCGGCTAATCCGGTCAACTTCGTGTATAAGTATGCCAATGATGCGGCCCCACTTTCGGGCTATTCAACGACCCCTGCGGCCAATTACAAGATTGCGGTTTATCCGGCGGGTAAATTCGCGGGGTTGGGCAAAGACGGTGCCTTGAAAGCGATTTACTTTGAACGTAAACTGGAGTTAGCCACAGAAGGGCACCGGTTTTTCGATCTGGTTCGCTGGGGAACCGCCGAAACAACCCTGAATGCGTTCTTTACCTACGAAAGCACCGTAACAACGGATATTCGGGGTGGTCATTTTACGGCCGGAAAGAATGACTACTACCCGATTCCACAGCGGCAAATCGATCTGAGCACATCCAGCGGCAAGTCGTCTCTAACGCAGAATCCGGGTTATAATTAA
- a CDS encoding DnaJ C-terminal domain-containing protein, with translation MDFIDYYSVLGIPKTASEDDIKKAYRKLARKHHPDLNPNDAEANKKFQQINEANEVLGNPENRKKYDQYGKDWQHAEQFEEARRQQQARQQYTQGGVGEDYDFSGGFGGADFSDFLSSLFGQEGGPGAGRRQANFRGQDYQADLHLSLRDAYTTHKQTLTVNEKNIRITVPAGIENGQKIKLAGYGAPGVNGGPNGDLYITFVITEDSRYKRKGSDLYVNEEIDLYTALLGGEKIIETLDGKVKVTVPTETQNGAKVRLKGKGFPVYKQDGIFGDLYVQWQIKLPTNLTDEQKELFRKLASL, from the coding sequence ATGGACTTTATCGATTATTACAGCGTCCTGGGCATTCCCAAAACGGCGTCGGAGGACGATATCAAGAAAGCGTACCGGAAACTAGCCAGAAAGCATCACCCGGACCTGAACCCGAACGATGCAGAAGCCAATAAAAAGTTTCAGCAAATCAACGAAGCGAATGAGGTTCTGGGTAATCCGGAAAATCGTAAAAAATACGATCAATACGGGAAAGACTGGCAACACGCCGAACAGTTTGAAGAAGCCAGACGCCAACAGCAAGCACGTCAGCAATACACGCAAGGTGGAGTCGGAGAAGACTATGATTTCTCGGGCGGTTTCGGTGGAGCCGATTTTTCTGACTTTTTATCGTCACTGTTTGGGCAGGAAGGCGGCCCAGGAGCGGGTAGACGACAGGCAAATTTTCGTGGGCAGGACTACCAGGCCGACCTGCACCTTAGCCTACGCGATGCCTATACAACGCATAAACAGACGCTGACAGTAAACGAAAAAAACATTCGCATTACCGTTCCTGCGGGGATCGAAAATGGCCAGAAAATAAAACTGGCTGGCTACGGGGCACCGGGCGTTAACGGTGGTCCTAATGGCGACCTCTATATTACGTTTGTGATTACCGAGGATAGCCGATACAAACGCAAGGGCAGTGACCTATACGTCAATGAAGAAATTGATCTGTATACTGCCCTGTTAGGTGGCGAGAAAATTATTGAAACGCTGGACGGGAAAGTGAAGGTGACCGTGCCAACCGAAACGCAGAATGGCGCCAAAGTCAGGTTGAAGGGTAAAGGATTTCCCGTTTACAAGCAAGATGGGATATTCGGCGACCTATATGTTCAGTGGCAGATAAAACTGCCCACAAACCTGACGGATGAACAAAAAGAACTATTCCGAAAATTAGCCAGCCTGTAA
- a CDS encoding DmpA family aminopeptidase translates to MAQTSKRPRDYGIKLGVLPTGPFNAITDVPGVRVGQVTLKEGQSIQTGVTAILPHDGNQFQQKSPAAIYIGNGFGKLTGYSQVEELGTLETPIVLTNTLSVPTAADALIDYTLSQKGNEQVRSVNSVVGETNDGFLNDIRGRHVTKQHVLDAIRQAKTGPVEEGNVGAGTGTVCFGFKGGIGTASRKLPASLGGYTVGALVQTNFGGVLQIAGVPVGVALGRYDFKKNLDGSCMMIVLTDAPLDARNLKRLAKRAFMGLAQTGGIASNGSGDYVIAVSTAYQISHEAATSLDELKVLRNDNVSPLFLAAIEATEEAIINSLFAAQTLTGDQGHQVEQLPIEKVVDLLKKAGQAR, encoded by the coding sequence ATGGCCCAGACATCCAAACGCCCCCGCGATTATGGTATTAAACTGGGCGTACTTCCCACTGGCCCGTTCAATGCGATAACAGATGTGCCAGGAGTCCGGGTTGGGCAGGTAACACTCAAAGAGGGGCAGTCCATTCAAACGGGTGTTACGGCTATTCTCCCACACGATGGCAATCAGTTTCAGCAGAAAAGTCCAGCGGCTATTTATATCGGTAATGGATTCGGCAAACTGACTGGCTACAGTCAGGTCGAAGAGCTTGGCACACTCGAAACGCCCATTGTTTTGACGAATACCCTGAGCGTACCAACCGCTGCCGATGCGCTAATTGACTATACATTGTCCCAAAAAGGCAATGAGCAGGTTCGTTCCGTGAATTCAGTGGTCGGTGAAACGAACGATGGCTTTCTGAACGACATTCGTGGTCGGCACGTGACGAAGCAGCACGTTCTGGATGCGATTCGGCAAGCCAAAACCGGCCCCGTCGAAGAGGGTAATGTCGGAGCAGGAACAGGAACTGTTTGTTTTGGCTTTAAAGGCGGTATCGGAACCGCATCCCGAAAATTACCCGCATCCCTGGGCGGCTATACGGTTGGGGCACTTGTCCAGACGAACTTTGGCGGGGTTCTACAAATTGCGGGCGTACCGGTGGGTGTCGCCTTGGGACGCTATGATTTTAAAAAAAATCTGGACGGCTCCTGCATGATGATCGTACTGACCGACGCGCCTTTAGACGCCCGTAACCTCAAGCGCCTGGCAAAACGGGCGTTTATGGGACTGGCTCAAACAGGGGGCATTGCGTCGAACGGAAGTGGCGATTATGTCATTGCGGTCTCAACTGCTTATCAGATTTCGCATGAAGCCGCCACTTCGCTCGATGAACTAAAGGTACTGCGCAATGACAACGTTTCTCCTTTGTTTCTGGCAGCCATTGAAGCTACCGAAGAAGCCATCATCAATTCATTATTTGCCGCCCAAACGCTCACCGGTGATCAAGGGCATCAGGTTGAGCAACTACCCATCGAAAAAGTAGTGGACTTACTAAAGAAGGCAGGGCAAGCCCGTTAA
- a CDS encoding ferredoxin reductase — protein sequence MEKIQWQIARVKAIVQETPHVKTFTLHLPQWIPHLPGQHYDLRLTAEDGYQAERSYSIASPPEKTGEIDLTVELIEDGEVSSYLHEGIEPGDPLEVRGPIGGYFVWKDNMANEPLLLIAGGSGVVPLMAMLRHRAKIGAANPTTLLFSVRTADDAIYRDELEQLAKQDSQFELILTFTRKAPPGWTGYQRRVDQAMLTDVLKRFASHPNGFVCGPTLLVEQVANTLSDLGLPSTKIRTERFGPTGT from the coding sequence ATGGAAAAGATTCAGTGGCAGATTGCACGGGTAAAGGCCATTGTGCAGGAGACGCCCCATGTAAAAACCTTTACCCTGCACTTACCTCAGTGGATACCACATCTGCCAGGCCAGCACTATGATCTTCGGCTAACGGCCGAGGATGGCTATCAGGCCGAACGGAGCTATTCGATCGCATCGCCCCCCGAAAAAACCGGCGAAATCGACCTTACCGTTGAATTGATTGAGGATGGCGAAGTGTCATCCTACCTTCACGAGGGAATCGAACCTGGCGATCCACTGGAAGTTCGGGGGCCTATCGGTGGCTATTTTGTCTGGAAGGATAACATGGCTAATGAACCGCTGTTGTTGATTGCTGGTGGCTCCGGAGTAGTACCCCTGATGGCCATGCTTCGACATCGGGCTAAAATCGGCGCTGCCAATCCAACCACATTACTGTTTAGCGTTCGGACGGCCGACGATGCCATTTATCGGGATGAGCTGGAACAATTGGCGAAACAGGATTCCCAGTTTGAGCTGATTCTTACATTTACCCGGAAGGCTCCACCCGGCTGGACAGGTTATCAGCGTCGGGTTGATCAGGCGATGCTGACTGATGTGCTGAAGCGCTTTGCGTCTCACCCCAACGGTTTCGTTTGTGGGCCAACCTTATTAGTCGAGCAGGTGGCGAATACGTTATCCGATTTGGGGTTACCATCCACGAAAATCCGAACCGAGCGGTTTGGGCCTACCGGAACGTAG
- a CDS encoding FG-GAP repeat domain-containing protein gives MQRLSFLVYYSWLVALAGVGLVAVSCQSGSDSSTTTQKTPATNGEKLVQQYCSTCHLPVWPDALNKETWSKRVLPAMAPKLGLEVWQKTHYYQAPNATISLDDWTNLVAYYEKLAPEKPKKATPPVPLVSDWSIFKLVKPAEIRAEIATTTMVAIDSASQQIYSSNETSAGLYQWNSSLKSSLVRTLPSPAVQASFSTDKTGSHHAVLTCLGTMRAVDRPMGEILDVTLGKATTTSPTSLANQLPRPIQSTPGDFNHDGLTDWLVCGFGHNSGGLYQLKQRPDHQFDKVVIREVPGATQIITGDFNQDGWLDFMALFAHADEGIWLFTNDRKGGFSEQNILKFPPVYGSTSFQLIDFNRDGQLDILYTCGDNSDYSRIFKPFHGVYLFTNQGNNQYKQTYFYPINGCTKAIAADYDNDGDLDMATIAFFADLKNNPAETFIYFEQQKTAQFLPHAVPVSKYGRWICMDVNDWDHDGDLDIVLGNYSQGFLNEVGFKPNWNGYLPLIVLENTRTP, from the coding sequence ATGCAAAGACTATCTTTTCTCGTTTATTATAGTTGGTTGGTTGCACTGGCGGGGGTCGGTCTTGTCGCTGTCAGTTGCCAATCCGGCAGCGATTCGTCAACGACTACCCAGAAAACACCGGCTACAAACGGCGAAAAACTAGTCCAGCAGTATTGCAGCACCTGTCATTTACCCGTTTGGCCCGATGCCCTTAACAAAGAAACCTGGAGCAAACGGGTACTGCCAGCAATGGCTCCCAAACTAGGGCTGGAGGTCTGGCAAAAGACCCATTATTATCAGGCACCGAATGCCACAATATCGCTCGACGACTGGACTAATCTTGTCGCTTATTATGAAAAATTAGCCCCCGAGAAACCTAAAAAAGCGACACCGCCAGTTCCGTTAGTCAGTGACTGGTCAATTTTCAAACTGGTCAAACCCGCTGAAATCAGAGCGGAAATAGCCACGACAACGATGGTTGCTATTGATTCGGCCAGCCAACAGATTTACTCCAGCAATGAAACCAGTGCCGGGCTTTATCAATGGAATTCGTCATTAAAATCATCCCTTGTTCGCACATTGCCCTCTCCTGCTGTTCAGGCGAGTTTTAGTACCGATAAAACGGGCTCTCATCATGCGGTACTTACCTGCCTGGGAACGATGCGGGCGGTTGATCGGCCGATGGGTGAGATCCTGGACGTTACGCTCGGCAAAGCGACAACGACTTCACCAACTTCACTCGCCAATCAACTCCCCAGACCTATTCAGTCAACACCGGGCGACTTCAATCACGATGGTCTGACGGACTGGCTTGTTTGTGGCTTCGGGCACAATTCAGGTGGCTTGTACCAACTCAAACAACGCCCCGACCACCAGTTCGACAAGGTTGTCATCAGGGAAGTACCCGGTGCAACCCAGATCATTACGGGTGATTTCAACCAGGATGGCTGGCTGGATTTTATGGCATTGTTCGCTCATGCCGACGAAGGGATCTGGTTATTTACGAATGACCGAAAAGGTGGCTTCTCGGAACAAAACATACTTAAGTTTCCGCCTGTCTACGGGTCAACCAGCTTTCAGCTGATCGATTTTAATCGGGATGGTCAATTGGATATTCTGTATACCTGTGGCGACAACAGCGATTATTCCCGAATTTTTAAGCCCTTTCACGGGGTTTACCTCTTCACGAACCAAGGCAACAATCAGTACAAACAAACCTATTTTTATCCCATCAACGGCTGCACAAAAGCCATCGCTGCCGACTATGACAACGATGGCGATCTGGACATGGCAACGATTGCTTTCTTCGCCGATTTAAAAAACAATCCTGCCGAAACATTCATCTATTTTGAGCAACAAAAAACCGCTCAGTTTCTTCCCCATGCGGTTCCGGTGAGTAAGTATGGCCGCTGGATCTGCATGGACGTAAACGACTGGGATCACGACGGAGATCTTGACATAGTGTTAGGGAATTATTCACAGGGATTTCTGAATGAAGTTGGCTTTAAACCTAATTGGAACGGCTATCTGCCATTGATTGTGCTGGAAAATACCCGTACTCCATAA
- a CDS encoding chaperone modulator CbpM: MQPNNLISVTEFCVHHHIEVSFVHLLEQQGLVEIITIEQTIYLEPTQLGRLEKLVRLHQDLDIHPDDLDIVSDLLERVESLQSQLTQLQNRLIFYEQLDH, translated from the coding sequence ATGCAACCCAACAACCTAATTTCCGTCACGGAATTCTGCGTGCATCACCATATTGAAGTTTCGTTTGTTCACTTACTGGAACAGCAGGGCCTGGTCGAAATCATTACGATTGAACAGACAATCTATCTGGAACCAACTCAACTGGGCAGGCTGGAAAAACTAGTCCGGCTACACCAGGATCTCGATATTCACCCTGATGACCTGGATATTGTGAGCGATCTGCTAGAACGGGTGGAAAGTTTACAGAGCCAATTGACGCAATTGCAGAATAGATTGATCTTCTATGAACAATTAGATCATTAA